A DNA window from Mucilaginibacter xinganensis contains the following coding sequences:
- a CDS encoding GumC family protein yields MNTDSEFNIVNEEEPQINFREILSKYLHHWKWFILSLALFLGLGFLYVKITTPLYQVETDLLIKEDKNNSTSGGDDILKSLDLFSSDKIIDNEIQILKSYTLMEQVFKTLGLDVSYFLNGNTRKVPIYEHLPFHAELLKPSLSSYTDFLKIEIVNATTVKVNGKNYLFNHPIKTELGIILLTSSGVDAKYFNTEIDIHFNKFSSLYQGYSNNLTITPVSKEGTVLIITYEDAIPKRGEDILNRLVYEYNNAAVQDKNKVTSSTLLFVEDRLRKLAEELGSAEKNVESYKSANKITDISAQSQIFMQGVQQNDVDQNKINIQLSVIRNLEEYINNSKGQSGRLPSMLGIEDPTLLALVSKLGDAELKKESLLQTVPETNPIVISINDQINSLKATIEQSVKNLKSGLMVTQQQLKNRNNTFESIIKQVPAKERGLIDVMRQQDIKNTLFTFLLQKREEQEMSLASNLPDSRTIDVARSTPFPVKPVKPLLMTIFFFIGLLLPIVVIYLREALNNKITKRSDIERLTKVPILAEIAHSDDSSQLITVDKPRSMISEQIRALRTNLQFISAEASHKVLLFTSGTSGEGKSFVSLNLGASLAMSGKKVVILEFDLRKPKLHVALQMENERGLSNYLISDYSYKDIIKEIPQQPDYYIITSGPVPPNPAELLANGRMDSLIQDLQRDFDFVIIDAPPVGLVTDAQILSKYANATMFIVRHNYTFKKQIVLIDDFYRNKKFANINIIFNSIDYSSGYGYGYGYGYGYGYGNGYYHEEKPKKKLLFKRKK; encoded by the coding sequence ATGAACACAGACAGTGAATTTAATATTGTTAATGAAGAAGAACCGCAGATAAATTTCCGTGAAATTTTATCCAAATATCTCCATCATTGGAAATGGTTTATTCTATCCCTTGCGTTGTTTCTTGGGCTTGGCTTTTTGTATGTAAAGATCACGACTCCTTTATATCAAGTTGAAACGGACTTGTTGATAAAAGAAGACAAGAACAATTCCACATCGGGTGGAGACGATATTTTGAAAAGTTTAGATCTCTTTTCTTCTGATAAGATCATTGATAACGAGATCCAGATTTTAAAGTCTTACACTTTAATGGAGCAGGTTTTTAAAACTCTGGGTTTAGATGTGTCTTACTTTTTAAATGGCAATACAAGAAAAGTTCCAATTTATGAGCATCTGCCTTTCCATGCCGAACTTTTAAAACCTTCTCTTAGCTCGTATACGGATTTCCTGAAAATTGAGATAGTAAACGCTACTACGGTTAAAGTTAACGGAAAAAATTATTTGTTTAACCATCCCATTAAAACCGAATTAGGGATCATTTTATTGACGAGTTCCGGAGTCGATGCTAAATATTTTAATACCGAGATTGATATCCATTTTAATAAATTCTCAAGTCTTTACCAGGGCTATAGCAATAACTTAACAATAACACCAGTAAGTAAGGAAGGGACTGTATTAATTATTACTTACGAAGATGCAATTCCTAAACGGGGAGAAGACATTCTTAACAGATTGGTATATGAATATAACAATGCTGCCGTACAGGATAAAAATAAAGTAACCTCAAGTACTTTACTATTTGTTGAAGATCGTTTAAGGAAGTTGGCGGAAGAACTGGGATCGGCAGAGAAAAATGTAGAATCATACAAATCAGCCAATAAAATAACTGACATAAGTGCGCAGTCGCAAATCTTTATGCAGGGCGTTCAACAAAATGATGTTGACCAAAACAAGATAAATATTCAGCTGAGCGTTATTAGAAACCTGGAAGAATATATAAATAACTCAAAAGGACAATCGGGAAGATTGCCTTCGATGCTGGGAATTGAGGATCCCACTCTTTTGGCTTTGGTTTCTAAACTTGGCGATGCGGAGCTAAAAAAGGAAAGCTTATTACAAACCGTTCCGGAAACAAACCCTATCGTAATTTCTATCAATGACCAAATAAATTCGCTTAAGGCAACTATTGAGCAATCAGTTAAGAACCTTAAATCGGGATTGATGGTAACGCAGCAACAGCTTAAAAACCGGAATAATACCTTTGAATCCATTATAAAGCAAGTTCCGGCTAAAGAACGCGGTTTAATTGATGTGATGCGCCAGCAGGACATTAAAAATACGCTTTTCACATTTTTGCTGCAGAAACGTGAGGAGCAGGAAATGTCATTGGCTTCTAATTTACCGGATAGCCGTACCATTGATGTTGCAAGGAGCACCCCATTCCCTGTAAAGCCGGTTAAACCTTTATTAATGACCATTTTCTTTTTTATAGGACTGCTGCTACCAATTGTAGTTATTTATTTGAGAGAAGCATTAAATAATAAGATTACCAAACGATCTGACATAGAGCGCTTAACTAAAGTGCCAATTTTGGCCGAAATTGCCCATTCGGACGATTCGAGCCAGCTGATCACTGTCGATAAGCCGCGTTCAATGATATCGGAGCAAATTAGGGCATTAAGGACAAATTTGCAGTTTATAAGCGCTGAGGCCAGTCATAAGGTGTTGTTATTTACATCAGGTACAAGCGGTGAAGGTAAATCCTTCGTTTCTTTAAATTTGGGTGCAAGTTTAGCTATGTCCGGAAAAAAAGTAGTGATTTTGGAGTTTGACTTAAGGAAGCCGAAGCTTCATGTGGCGCTGCAAATGGAGAATGAGAGGGGCCTGTCTAACTACTTAATAAGTGACTATAGCTACAAGGATATTATTAAGGAAATTCCACAACAGCCGGATTATTATATCATTACAAGCGGTCCTGTTCCGCCTAATCCCGCTGAGTTACTGGCTAACGGGCGAATGGATTCTTTGATTCAGGATTTGCAAAGGGATTTTGATTTCGTAATCATTGATGCCCCTCCTGTAGGATTAGTTACAGATGCTCAAATTTTAAGTAAATATGCTAATGCAACGATGTTTATTGTGCGGCATAACTACACATTTAAAAAGCAAATTGTTTTGATTGACGATTTTTACAGAAACAAGAAATTTGCCAATATAAATATCATTTTCAATTCAATTGATTATAGCTCGGGTTATGGTTATGGCTATGGTTATGGCTACGGCTACGGTTATGGTAATGGTTATTATCATGAAGAAAAACCAAAAAAGAAATTGCTTTTTAAAAGAAAAAAATAA
- a CDS encoding polysaccharide biosynthesis/export family protein — protein sequence MRKKLSPNIFLFLAFIITISSCVNRKQIVYFQKGAHKSDTIAAIQAYVPKIQPGDILGIAVASLNSTASGFFNPYSASGADASGSGGGAASVATAAPGFLVDSAGTIELPLIGPLKVAGLNTSQARDLIKSHLTTYLKEPTVNVRFLNYKISVLGEVAHPSVYIIPNERITITEAISMAGDLTIYGKRTNVMVIRDVDGKKEFGSINLNGREIFNSPYYYLHSGDVLYVEQGKGKIAASDEAFRIIPLVLTSLSVIILAIYRFR from the coding sequence ATGAGAAAAAAACTATCCCCCAATATATTTTTATTTTTAGCTTTTATAATAACAATAAGTTCATGTGTTAACAGAAAACAGATAGTTTATTTTCAAAAGGGGGCTCATAAATCTGATACAATAGCCGCAATTCAGGCGTATGTTCCCAAAATACAGCCGGGAGACATTCTGGGTATCGCAGTGGCATCTTTGAACAGTACTGCAAGTGGTTTCTTTAATCCGTATTCAGCTTCTGGTGCTGATGCCTCCGGATCAGGAGGTGGAGCAGCATCGGTTGCTACTGCTGCGCCTGGTTTCTTGGTAGATTCTGCGGGCACCATAGAGTTGCCACTTATTGGGCCCTTGAAAGTAGCCGGTCTGAACACATCACAGGCCAGGGATTTAATAAAAAGTCATTTAACCACCTATCTAAAAGAACCAACCGTTAATGTGAGGTTTCTTAATTACAAAATTTCAGTATTAGGTGAAGTTGCACATCCCTCAGTTTATATAATCCCAAATGAGCGAATTACGATAACAGAAGCTATAAGTATGGCGGGGGACCTTACTATTTATGGTAAGCGCACTAATGTGATGGTGATAAGGGATGTAGATGGAAAGAAAGAATTCGGTTCTATAAATCTCAACGGACGTGAAATTTTCAATTCTCCATACTATTATTTGCATTCGGGCGATGTTTTATATGTAGAACAAGGAAAAGGTAAAATTGCAGCCAGCGACGAGGCCTTTAGAATTATACCATTAGTTCTCACTTCCCTATCGGTTATAATCCTTGCTATTTACAGGTTTAGATAA
- a CDS encoding DEAD/DEAH box helicase translates to MSKLRRDKDNTSGDHAVIFEGVTIAVLTETVISKHSIAGIYTDQVDSRHIFPVELAINKGVFTNKYLKTAYPDVTVTQESGQLNLVCECSDKGELLCEHQAAILSAIVKRDELRVFFDESLRYEKLKKIAVDYGMEREASLDRFFKIEYANGQLNISPFSNSLTAVTKEALGLLTTIVVPAIVPLDIEESTVVVVLKEHKYYKYLFVELYKAGMSKEGKIKNPLTAVPPLDFIWTTEDPKQLKFFTGIHKFQNHLNKIASDADILALRAIVNNPMEYDFYYHDSTISENVTAGSIMPVKVGLLNGDVKLAVEPREPFFELSGTLVINDKIYEVKDLRLKFTYFIFNGEDLYLVNNLQQLNIISLLTKKQDNLLVHTSKFDEFRKQLLVKLEDKVAVNYKHIPLATPLQLKQQGFNNETERIIYLSDFGAHVMIIPVMRYGEVEISVRTKKQIYSVDNGGKQFLVKRNDDDEINFTALLVKQHPFFEEQLDNDLDYFYLHKKRFLDEDWFLNVFDEWHNKKITVLGFNELEGNKLNPHKVKINIKVLSGFNWFNVAVNVQFGKKRAALKQIYRAVKNKTKYVQLDDGTTGILPAEWIEKFTGYFNSGEVTDQILQIAKTNFMAIDQLFDAAMLDEKVKDEISVYHQKLDNFDNIKPVAVPVGFIGSLRHYQQQGLGWLNFLDDFNFGGCLADDMGLGKTVQVIAFILSQRARVKQNTNLVVVPTSLIHNWQQEIQKFAPSVAIHTIYGSGRIKSIADFDNYEIVLTSYGTLLSDVVFLKDYAFNYIFLDESQQIKNPESQRYKAARLLKSRNKVVLTGTPVENNTYDLYGQLSFACPGLLGSKLYFKQIYSSPIDMFKSSRRATELQNKISPFILRRTKKQVAPDLPEKTEMVLYCEMKPEQRNIYDAYEKEFRDYISATTDDILKKTPMNVLKGLTRLRQICDSPLLIEGEKVPGNASAKIDALMEEIEGKMPQHKILVFSQFVSMLNLIKKELLGRGITFTCLTGQTRNRRAVIEEFQNNPGIKVFLISLKAGGTGLNLTEADYVYLVDPWWNPAVENQAIDRCHRIGQDKNIVAVRLICPSTVEEKIQLMQESKRDLANSLVKTDTSFINSFSKTELLNLLN, encoded by the coding sequence TTGAGTAAGCTACGCAGAGATAAGGATAATACTTCAGGAGATCATGCAGTTATTTTTGAAGGGGTTACTATTGCAGTCCTAACCGAGACCGTTATATCAAAACACAGTATTGCAGGCATTTACACAGATCAGGTTGACAGCCGACATATATTTCCTGTTGAGCTTGCTATTAATAAGGGCGTATTTACCAATAAATACTTAAAGACTGCTTATCCGGATGTGACCGTGACCCAGGAAAGCGGTCAGCTAAATTTAGTATGTGAGTGCAGCGATAAAGGCGAACTCCTTTGTGAACACCAGGCCGCAATATTATCTGCCATAGTTAAAAGGGATGAATTACGTGTTTTCTTCGACGAAAGCCTCCGTTACGAAAAGCTTAAAAAAATTGCTGTTGATTACGGGATGGAACGGGAGGCTAGTCTTGACCGCTTTTTTAAAATAGAATATGCAAATGGTCAGCTTAATATAAGTCCATTTTCAAACTCGTTAACAGCTGTTACAAAGGAGGCACTTGGTCTTTTAACAACTATCGTTGTTCCTGCCATAGTGCCCTTAGATATAGAAGAAAGTACAGTAGTTGTGGTACTTAAGGAACATAAATATTATAAATACCTTTTTGTTGAATTGTATAAAGCGGGAATGAGTAAGGAGGGGAAAATTAAAAACCCGCTAACCGCCGTTCCGCCGCTCGATTTTATTTGGACAACAGAAGACCCCAAACAGCTGAAATTTTTCACTGGTATTCATAAATTTCAAAATCACTTGAATAAAATAGCAAGCGACGCAGATATTTTAGCATTGAGAGCGATAGTTAACAATCCAATGGAATATGATTTTTACTATCATGACAGTACGATCTCTGAAAATGTAACTGCCGGCTCTATTATGCCGGTAAAAGTGGGTTTGCTTAATGGGGACGTGAAATTAGCTGTTGAACCCCGGGAGCCGTTTTTTGAATTATCAGGCACCCTGGTGATCAATGATAAAATTTATGAAGTAAAAGACCTGAGACTAAAATTTACCTATTTTATATTTAACGGAGAAGATTTATACCTTGTAAATAACCTGCAGCAACTTAATATAATTAGCCTGTTAACAAAAAAACAGGACAATTTGTTGGTACACACTTCCAAATTTGATGAGTTCCGAAAGCAGCTGTTAGTAAAGCTGGAGGATAAGGTAGCGGTTAATTATAAGCATATCCCGCTTGCAACACCCTTACAGTTAAAGCAGCAGGGATTTAATAATGAAACGGAAAGGATTATCTACCTTTCTGATTTCGGCGCACATGTGATGATTATACCGGTTATGCGCTATGGTGAAGTGGAAATTTCAGTGAGAACCAAAAAGCAAATTTATTCTGTTGACAACGGTGGGAAACAGTTTTTGGTAAAACGTAATGATGACGATGAAATCAACTTCACAGCGTTATTGGTTAAGCAACATCCCTTTTTTGAGGAGCAACTGGATAACGACCTGGATTACTTTTATCTGCACAAAAAACGATTTTTAGATGAGGATTGGTTTTTAAATGTATTTGATGAATGGCATAATAAGAAAATAACTGTACTTGGCTTTAATGAGCTGGAAGGAAACAAACTAAATCCGCATAAAGTAAAAATTAACATAAAGGTATTAAGCGGTTTTAATTGGTTTAATGTTGCTGTAAACGTTCAGTTTGGAAAAAAAAGGGCTGCGCTCAAGCAGATTTACAGGGCAGTAAAAAATAAGACAAAGTATGTGCAACTGGATGACGGCACCACCGGTATTTTGCCTGCCGAATGGATTGAAAAATTCACTGGTTATTTCAATTCAGGAGAAGTTACTGACCAAATCCTTCAAATTGCTAAAACTAACTTTATGGCTATAGATCAACTGTTTGACGCGGCAATGCTGGACGAGAAAGTTAAGGATGAAATCAGCGTGTATCATCAAAAACTTGACAACTTTGATAATATCAAGCCCGTTGCAGTTCCTGTTGGATTTATAGGGAGTTTGCGACACTACCAGCAGCAGGGTTTGGGCTGGCTCAACTTTCTGGACGATTTTAACTTCGGTGGCTGCCTGGCTGACGATATGGGCCTGGGTAAAACTGTACAAGTTATAGCGTTTATACTTTCACAGCGGGCAAGGGTTAAACAAAATACTAACCTGGTTGTAGTGCCAACCTCATTGATCCATAACTGGCAGCAGGAGATTCAGAAATTTGCACCTTCTGTAGCAATACACACTATTTATGGTTCAGGAAGGATAAAAAGCATTGCAGATTTTGATAATTATGAGATCGTCCTAACTTCTTATGGCACCTTGCTCTCAGATGTTGTTTTCCTGAAGGATTATGCGTTTAACTATATTTTTCTTGATGAATCGCAGCAGATTAAGAACCCCGAATCGCAAAGGTATAAAGCGGCCCGCTTATTAAAATCCCGTAACAAGGTGGTTCTCACGGGTACACCTGTGGAAAATAACACCTATGATTTGTACGGTCAGTTATCATTTGCCTGCCCCGGTCTGCTTGGAAGTAAACTGTATTTTAAACAGATTTATTCATCGCCCATTGATATGTTTAAAAGTAGCAGGAGAGCGACGGAACTTCAGAATAAAATTAGCCCATTTATCCTGCGGCGAACCAAGAAACAGGTAGCGCCTGACCTTCCCGAAAAAACCGAAATGGTGCTTTATTGTGAAATGAAGCCCGAACAGCGTAACATATATGATGCTTACGAAAAGGAGTTCAGGGATTATATTTCTGCCACTACAGATGATATTTTGAAGAAGACGCCGATGAATGTTTTAAAAGGCCTTACCCGGCTCCGGCAGATCTGTGATTCTCCGCTTCTGATAGAAGGAGAAAAAGTGCCCGGGAATGCTTCCGCCAAAATTGATGCGCTAATGGAGGAGATTGAAGGTAAAATGCCGCAGCACAAAATCCTGGTGTTTTCGCAATTCGTCTCAATGCTTAACTTGATAAAAAAAGAACTGTTGGGCCGCGGTATAACTTTTACCTGCTTAACAGGCCAAACCCGAAACCGGCGCGCGGTTATAGAGGAGTTTCAAAACAATCCGGGAATAAAGGTTTTTCTGATCAGTTTAAAGGCGGGAGGGACCGGGCTAAATTTAACTGAAGCTGACTATGTTTATCTTGTTGATCCATGGTGGAACCCAGCTGTAGAGAACCAGGCCATTGACCGTTGCCACCGGATAGGGCAAGATAAAAACATAGTTGCCGTAAGGCTTATTTGCCCGAGTACAGTTGAGGAAAAGATCCAACTGATGCAGGAATCAAAACGAGACCTCGCCAATAGTCTTGTAAAAACGGACACTTCTTTTATTAATTCCTTTTCAAAAACGGAACTTTTAAATTTGTTGAATTAA
- a CDS encoding DsrE family protein, whose translation MKKYILIAAICSLLTLVKSANAQTDAAAFTGAQPKLEHYDALYVLNSSDEKKIRGTLRNMDNALEDPRLKGKLHIELIVFGDGVAVYMKSGLFEQALKSLQAKGVVLAECSNTVRERKIDKNDLFDFISYVPSGNGEIILRHFDGWAIVHP comes from the coding sequence ATGAAAAAGTACATTTTAATAGCCGCAATATGCTCCTTACTCACACTTGTAAAATCGGCAAATGCGCAAACTGACGCAGCAGCCTTCACAGGTGCGCAACCTAAATTGGAACATTACGATGCGTTATATGTGCTGAACTCCAGCGATGAGAAGAAGATTCGGGGTACGCTTCGCAATATGGATAATGCACTGGAAGACCCACGACTTAAAGGAAAGCTGCACATTGAACTGATAGTTTTTGGGGATGGTGTTGCAGTTTACATGAAATCGGGATTGTTTGAGCAGGCTTTGAAAAGTTTACAGGCAAAAGGAGTGGTGTTAGCAGAATGCAGCAATACCGTAAGGGAACGAAAAATAGATAAAAATGACCTGTTCGATTTTATATCGTATGTGCCGAGCGGAAACGGCGAAATTATTTTGCGACATTTTGATGGATGGGCTATAGTACACCCATGA
- a CDS encoding c-type cytochrome, producing MQNREEKELINAVMKIAHYLVFITSLVVCAMLIIITVLVAGVSSNTWSYRKVPSVPSKSSIIIKPSNPVATEVWRSPAPGTIPAGKAGDQIRYGGELIAHTANYFGPKGTIAQISNGMNCQNCHLDGGSRLFGNNFGGFIASYPKMSNRSGRVEPAAERIVECFNRSLGGKSPDTDRNEVRAMLAYMKWMGGGVKKGQKLYGSGTEKLPYLNVPANAVKGKIVFLLKCKSCHGDKGEGRLAIDQRSYLYPPLWGEHSYNDGAGMFRVINLAGFVKNNMPYGATYKSPQLTDQEAWDVAAFINSQPRMHRNQHSDWPDIKRKPIDLPFGPYADPFSEKQHKLGPFKPIEAFYKSLTYKNKNL from the coding sequence ATGCAAAATCGGGAGGAAAAAGAGCTGATAAATGCCGTTATGAAAATAGCACATTATCTTGTTTTTATCACTTCCCTGGTTGTTTGTGCTATGCTTATTATAATTACGGTGTTAGTTGCAGGCGTTTCCTCAAACACGTGGTCCTACCGTAAAGTTCCTTCCGTACCGTCAAAATCGTCGATAATAATAAAACCGTCAAACCCGGTCGCAACTGAGGTTTGGAGATCGCCCGCTCCGGGAACAATACCTGCCGGCAAAGCAGGTGACCAAATCAGGTATGGCGGTGAGCTTATAGCGCACACAGCAAATTATTTTGGGCCGAAAGGCACTATAGCGCAAATCAGCAACGGAATGAATTGCCAGAATTGTCACCTTGATGGCGGCAGCAGGTTGTTTGGAAATAATTTTGGAGGGTTTATAGCAAGTTATCCTAAAATGAGTAATCGCTCGGGCAGAGTGGAGCCGGCAGCCGAACGAATTGTTGAATGCTTTAACCGGAGTTTGGGCGGTAAAAGTCCGGATACTGATAGGAATGAAGTGCGGGCAATGCTGGCTTACATGAAATGGATGGGAGGTGGTGTTAAAAAAGGCCAAAAACTATATGGGAGTGGTACCGAAAAGTTGCCTTATTTAAACGTTCCGGCCAACGCGGTTAAAGGTAAGATAGTTTTTTTGTTGAAATGCAAAAGCTGCCACGGTGATAAAGGGGAAGGGCGATTAGCGATAGACCAAAGGTCATATCTATATCCGCCATTGTGGGGAGAACATAGTTACAATGATGGGGCGGGAATGTTTCGTGTAATTAATCTTGCCGGTTTTGTAAAAAATAACATGCCGTATGGCGCAACTTATAAAAGCCCGCAATTAACTGATCAGGAAGCTTGGGATGTTGCTGCTTTTATAAATTCACAGCCGCGCATGCACCGCAATCAGCATTCCGACTGGCCGGATATTAAAAGAAAACCGATAGATTTACCGTTTGGCCCATATGCTGATCCATTTAGTGAAAAGCAGCATAAGCTGGGGCCTTTTAAGCCAATTGAAGCATTCTATAAATCACTTACCTATAAAAATAAAAACTTATGA